One Malania oleifera isolate guangnan ecotype guangnan chromosome 10, ASM2987363v1, whole genome shotgun sequence genomic region harbors:
- the LOC131166470 gene encoding uncharacterized protein LOC131166470, with protein sequence MVSTDNGKGKEGLEKSENTKQPKGGQIPLQISSSRKILLTHENPQNGCQNSLPSSIVNKVGFFKFGSAAINLASPSAKFRRLAEDKDEISRAVPSSSCHRFRGRFNDVFGRKIDWASLRRICRDWIRDPMNMALFVWIACVAVSGAILFLVMTGMLNGVLPKKSQRNAWFEVNNQILNALFTLMCLYQHPKRCYHLVLLCRWRPEDVSKLRKIYCKNGTYKPNEWAHMMVVVLLLHVNCFAQYVLCGLNWGYKRSERPAVGVGICITLAIGAPAIAGVYSIVSPLGREYDSELDEEAQVHITSSDSTQPSQLRSRTLEKRFSFAARDDEQRIVENRPQWKGGVLDFWDDISLAYLSLFCSFCVFGWNMDRLGFGNMYVHIATFLLFCMAPFWIFNLAAVNIDNDGVREALSVTGIVLCGFGLLYGGFWRIQMRKRFNLPENNFCCGNPAVTDCSLWLCCCWCSLAQEVRTGNAYDVVEDKFCIKQMDSNKLLVVPLSHEDQSVESNSGPSSPLKMSSSPCKSISAYSESQSPSRVSKVIYGSDRLLPTVEEESGKRGMDETMTPPTPSLIQK encoded by the coding sequence ATGGTTTCAACTGATAATGGAAAAGGCAAAGAGGGATTAGAGAAATCAGAGAATACCAAACAACCCAAGGGCGGTCAGATTCCTCTTCAAATTTCTTCATCCCGAAAAATATTGCTAACCCATGAAAACCCTCAAAATGGGTGTCAAAATAGCTTACCTTCGTCAATTGTCAATAAGGTAGGATTCTTCAAATTTGGTTCTGCTGCTATTAATTTAGCATCCCCATCTGCCAAATTCCGGCGGTTAGCTGAGGATAAGGATGAGATTTCACGGGCTGTTCCTTCCTCTAGTTGTCATCGTTTCAGAGGACgatttaatgatgtttttgggcgCAAAATAGATTGGGCATCCCTTAGGAGAATATGCAGAGATTGGATTAGAGACCCCATGAACATGGCCCTATTTGTTTGGATTGCTTGTGTTGCTGTTTCGGGTGCAATTTTGTTCCTCGTCATGACCGGAATGTTAAATGGTGTGTTGCCCAAGAAGTCCCAGAGAAATGCATGGTTTGAAGTCAATAACCAAATTCTCAATGCGCTGTTTACTCTAATGTGTCTCTACCAACACCCTAAGCGGTGTTACCACCTTGTACTTCTATGTAGATGGAGACCGGAGGATGTTTCCAAACTTAGAAAGATATATTGTAAGAATGGGACCTATAAACCTAATGAATGGGCTCACATGATGGTTGTTGTACTTCTACTTCATGTGAATTGTTTTGCTCAATATGTCCTTTGTGGTCTTAACTGGGGATACAAGCGATCTGAGCGACCCGCAGTAGGAGTTGGCATATGTATCACTCTTGCAATTGGTGCACCTGCAATTGCTGGTGTTTACTCAATCGTTAGCCCCCTTGGAAGGGAGTACGATTCTGAATTGGATGAAGAAGCACAAGTTCACATCACTTCGAGTGATAGTACCCAGCCAAGCCAGTTAAGATCAAGAACACTAGAGAAGAGATTCTCATTTGCAGCAAGAGATGATGAGCAAAGAATCGTTGAGAACAGACCACAGTGGAAAGGAGGGGTGCTTGATTTTTGGGATGATATTTCTCTAGCATATCTTTCATTGTTctgtagtttttgtgtttttggttGGAACATGGACAGACTTGGGTTTGGCAACATGTATGTTCATATTGCTACTTTTCTTCTGTTTTGTATGGCTCCTTTCTGGATTTTCAATTTGGCAGCTGTTAATATTGATAATGATGGTGTGAGAGAGGCTTTGTCAGTTACTGGGATTGTTCTTTGTGGGTTTGGTTTACTCTATGGCGGTTTCTGGAGGATCCAAATGAGAAAGAGATTCAATCTGCCGGAAAATAATTTCTGTTGTGGGAATCCAGCAGTTACTGATTGCTCCCTATGGCTTTGCTGTTGTTGGTGTTCTCTTGCCCAAGAAGTGCGGACGGGAAATGCCTATGATGTTGTGGAAGataaattttgtataaaacaAATGGACAGCAACAAGCTGCTAGTTGTTCCTTTATCTCATGAAGATCAATCAGTTGAATCAAATTCTGGTCCAAGTTCACCGCTTAAAATGAGCTCCAGCCCATGCAAGAGCATTTCAGCTTACTCTGAGAGTCAGAGCCCCAGCAGAGTTTCAAAAGTTATTTATGGCTCAGACAGGCTACTTCCTACAGTTGAAGAAGAGTCTGGTAAAAGAGGTATGGATGAAACTATGACACCACCTACCCCGTCATTGATACAAAAATAA